A portion of the Pseudomonas sp. GR 6-02 genome contains these proteins:
- the prpF gene encoding 2-methylaconitate cis-trans isomerase PrpF: MAHASQIKIPATYMRGGTSKGVFFSLKDLPEAAQMPGTARDALLLRVIGSPDPYEKQIDGMGGATSSTSKTVILSKSIKADHDVDYLFGQVAIDKPFVDWSGNCGNLSAAVGSFAISNGLVDASRIPHNGVAVVRVWQANIGKTIIAHVPITNGEVQETGDFELDGVTFPAAEVQLEFMDPAAEEEGGGGSMFPTGNLVDDLEVPGVGTLKATLINAGIPTIFINAEDIGYTGTELQGAINSDLEALAMFETIRAYGALHMGLIEHLDEAAKRQHTPKVAFVAPPADYIASSGKKIAAADIDLLVRALSMGKLHHAMMGTAAVAIGTAAAISGTLVNLAAGGIERNAVRFGHPSGTLRVGAEAAKVNGEWTVKKAIMSRSARVLMEGYVRVPGDCF, from the coding sequence ATGGCTCACGCATCTCAGATAAAAATCCCTGCCACCTACATGCGCGGCGGCACCAGCAAAGGCGTGTTCTTCAGCCTCAAGGATTTGCCCGAAGCGGCGCAGATGCCAGGCACCGCCCGCGATGCCTTGTTGCTGCGCGTGATCGGCAGCCCCGATCCGTACGAGAAGCAAATCGACGGCATGGGCGGCGCGACGTCCAGCACCAGCAAAACCGTGATCCTGTCGAAAAGCATCAAGGCCGATCACGACGTCGATTACCTGTTCGGTCAGGTCGCCATCGACAAACCTTTCGTCGACTGGAGTGGCAACTGCGGCAACCTGTCGGCGGCGGTCGGTTCGTTCGCCATCAGCAATGGCCTGGTGGATGCCAGCCGCATTCCGCACAACGGTGTGGCGGTGGTGCGCGTGTGGCAGGCCAACATCGGCAAGACCATCATCGCTCATGTACCGATCACCAATGGCGAGGTGCAGGAAACCGGTGATTTTGAACTCGACGGCGTGACCTTTCCGGCCGCCGAAGTGCAGCTCGAATTCATGGATCCGGCGGCGGAAGAAGAGGGTGGCGGTGGCTCGATGTTCCCCACCGGCAATCTGGTGGACGACCTTGAAGTGCCAGGTGTCGGCACGCTCAAGGCTACCCTGATCAACGCTGGCATCCCGACCATATTCATCAACGCCGAAGACATCGGCTACACCGGCACCGAGTTGCAGGGCGCGATCAACAGTGACCTGGAGGCTTTGGCAATGTTCGAAACCATCCGCGCTTACGGTGCGCTGCACATGGGGCTGATTGAACACCTGGATGAAGCCGCCAAGCGCCAGCACACGCCGAAGGTCGCGTTCGTCGCCCCACCTGCGGATTACATTGCGTCCAGCGGCAAGAAAATCGCAGCCGCCGACATCGACCTGCTGGTGCGCGCGTTGTCCATGGGCAAGCTGCACCACGCCATGATGGGCACGGCAGCGGTGGCGATCGGCACGGCGGCGGCGATTTCCGGCACCTTGGTCAACCTGGCAGCGGGCGGTATCGAACGCAACGCCGTGCGCTTCGGCCATCCGTCCGGCACCTTGCGCGTGGGCGCCGAGGCCGCAAAGGTCAACGGTGAGTGGACGGTGAAAAAAGCCATCATGAGCCGCAGTGCGCGGGTGTTGATGGAAGGTTATGTCCGGGTGCCGGGGGATTGTTTCTAA
- the acnD gene encoding Fe/S-dependent 2-methylisocitrate dehydratase AcnD: MNTEFRKPLPGSSLDYFDVRAAVDAIAPGAYDTLPYTSRVLAENLVRRCDPATLTDSLKQLIERKRDLDFPWFPARVVCHDILGQTALVDLAGLRDAIALQGGDPAQVNPVVPTQLIVDHSLAVESGGFDPKAFEKNRAIEDRRNEDRFHFINWTKKAFKNVDVIPPGNGIMHQINLEKMSPVIQVRDGVAFPDTCVGTDSHTPHVDALGVIAIGVGGLEAESVMLGRASWMRLPESVGVELTGKLQPGITATDMVLALTEYLRKQKVVGAWLEFFGEGASNLTLGDRATISNMAPEYGATAAMFYIDQQTIDYLKLTGREDKQVQLVENYAKQTGLWADSLKGAQYERGLSFDLSSVVRNMAGPSNPHARVATSDLAAKGISGQWEDVPGQMPDGAVIIAAITSCTNTSNPRNVIAAGLLARNANQLGLTRKPWVKSSLAPGSKTVALYLDEAGLTKELEQLGFGVVAFACTTCNGMSGALDPVIQQEIIDRDLYATAVLSGNRNFDGRIHPYAKQAFLASPPLVVAYAIAGTIRFDIEKDVLGVVDGKEIRLKDIWPSDEEIDAVVKASVKPEQFRQVYIPMFAVHEDTGPKVTPLYDWREMSTYIRRPPYWEGALAGARPLKGMRPLAVLPDNITTDHLSPSNAIMLDSAAGEYLAKMGLPEEDFNSYATHRGDHLTAQRATFANPKLFNEMVQENGKVKQGSLARVEPEGKVMRMWEAIETYMERKQPLIIIAGADYGQGSSRDWAAKGVRLAGVEAIAAEGFERIHRTNLVGMGVLPLEFLPGTNRKTLGIDGSETYDVIGDRTPRATLTLVINRKNGERVEVPVTCRLDTAEEVSIYEAGGVLQRFAQDFLEESAVAV, encoded by the coding sequence ATGAATACTGAATTCCGCAAACCGCTGCCCGGCAGCTCTCTGGATTATTTCGACGTCCGTGCGGCGGTCGATGCCATTGCACCCGGCGCCTACGACACCCTGCCGTACACCTCCCGCGTGCTGGCGGAAAACCTCGTGCGTCGCTGCGACCCGGCCACGCTCACCGATTCCCTGAAACAACTGATCGAGCGCAAACGCGACCTCGACTTCCCATGGTTTCCGGCCCGCGTGGTGTGCCACGACATTCTCGGCCAGACCGCCCTGGTGGACCTTGCCGGCTTGCGCGATGCCATCGCCCTGCAAGGCGGCGACCCGGCGCAAGTGAACCCGGTGGTGCCAACGCAATTGATCGTCGATCACTCGCTGGCCGTCGAGTCCGGCGGCTTCGATCCCAAGGCGTTCGAAAAGAACCGCGCCATCGAAGACCGTCGCAACGAAGACCGTTTCCACTTCATCAACTGGACCAAGAAAGCCTTCAAGAACGTCGACGTGATCCCGCCAGGCAACGGGATCATGCACCAGATCAACCTGGAGAAAATGTCGCCGGTGATCCAGGTGCGCGACGGCGTGGCTTTCCCCGATACCTGCGTCGGCACCGACAGTCATACCCCGCACGTTGATGCGCTGGGCGTGATCGCCATTGGCGTTGGTGGTCTGGAAGCGGAAAGCGTGATGCTCGGTCGCGCCTCGTGGATGCGTCTGCCGGAAAGCGTTGGCGTCGAACTCACCGGCAAGCTGCAACCGGGCATCACCGCCACCGACATGGTGCTGGCGCTGACCGAATACCTGCGCAAACAAAAAGTCGTTGGCGCATGGCTGGAGTTCTTTGGTGAAGGCGCGTCAAACCTCACCCTTGGCGACCGCGCGACCATTTCCAACATGGCCCCGGAATACGGCGCCACTGCGGCAATGTTCTACATCGACCAGCAGACCATTGACTACCTGAAACTCACCGGTCGTGAAGACAAGCAAGTGCAACTGGTCGAGAACTACGCCAAACAGACCGGCCTGTGGGCCGATAGCCTCAAAGGCGCGCAATACGAGCGCGGGCTGAGCTTCGACCTGTCCTCGGTGGTGCGCAACATGGCCGGCCCGAGCAACCCGCATGCGCGTGTCGCGACCTCGGATCTGGCTGCCAAAGGCATCTCCGGCCAGTGGGAAGACGTGCCCGGCCAGATGCCGGACGGTGCGGTGATCATCGCCGCCATCACCAGTTGCACCAACACCAGTAACCCGCGCAACGTCATTGCCGCCGGCCTGCTGGCGCGCAATGCCAACCAGCTTGGGCTGACCCGTAAGCCATGGGTCAAGTCGTCCCTGGCACCCGGTTCGAAAACCGTGGCGCTGTATCTGGATGAAGCCGGTCTGACCAAAGAGCTGGAGCAACTCGGCTTCGGCGTCGTGGCCTTCGCCTGCACCACCTGCAATGGCATGTCCGGCGCGCTGGATCCGGTGATCCAGCAAGAGATCATCGACCGCGACCTGTATGCCACCGCCGTACTCTCTGGCAACCGCAACTTCGACGGGCGGATTCACCCGTACGCCAAGCAGGCGTTCCTCGCATCGCCGCCATTGGTGGTGGCTTATGCCATCGCCGGCACCATCCGTTTCGACATCGAAAAAGATGTACTGGGCGTGGTCGATGGCAAGGAAATCCGCCTGAAAGACATCTGGCCGAGCGACGAAGAAATCGACGCGGTGGTCAAGGCCTCGGTCAAGCCGGAGCAGTTCCGCCAAGTGTACATTCCGATGTTCGCCGTCCACGAAGACACCGGCCCGAAAGTCACGCCGCTGTACGACTGGCGCGAGATGAGCACCTACATCCGTCGTCCGCCGTACTGGGAAGGCGCGCTGGCCGGCGCGCGTCCGCTCAAGGGCATGCGCCCGCTGGCGGTGCTGCCGGACAACATCACCACCGATCACCTGTCGCCTTCGAACGCGATCATGCTCGACAGCGCAGCGGGTGAGTACCTGGCGAAAATGGGCCTGCCGGAAGAGGACTTCAACTCCTACGCCACGCACCGCGGCGACCACTTGACCGCGCAGCGCGCAACCTTCGCCAACCCGAAACTGTTCAATGAAATGGTGCAGGAAAACGGCAAGGTCAAGCAGGGTTCTCTTGCCCGCGTGGAGCCGGAAGGCAAAGTGATGCGCATGTGGGAAGCCATCGAAACCTACATGGAACGCAAGCAGCCGCTGATCATCATTGCCGGTGCCGACTATGGCCAGGGTTCGTCCCGGGACTGGGCGGCCAAAGGCGTGCGTCTGGCGGGGGTGGAAGCGATTGCCGCCGAAGGTTTCGAGCGCATTCACCGCACCAACCTGGTGGGCATGGGCGTGTTGCCGCTGGAGTTCCTGCCGGGCACCAATCGTAAAACCTTAGGGATAGATGGCAGCGAAACCTATGACGTGATCGGCGATCGCACCCCGCGCGCGACGCTGACGCTGGTGATCAACCGCAAGAACGGTGAACGCGTCGAAGTGCCGGTGACCTGCCGCCTCGACACCGCCGAAGAAGTGTCGATCTACGAGGCCGGCGGCGTGTTGCAGCGTTTCGCTCAGGACTTCCTCGAAGAATCGGCGGTTGCCGTTTAA